The Triticum urartu cultivar G1812 chromosome 5, Tu2.1, whole genome shotgun sequence genome contains the following window.
AGTGATGCTAGAACGAGCTTGCGTTGTACGACGACGAGCACAGAGGCGGCCATAACGAGTTATGTCCATGGACGAGACACCACCGTGGAGCTTGGGGCATCATGGCGACGAGCACGCGGAGCGCGTGGCGCATGGCGACGGCGGCGTGTTTCGTGCGGGGTGGACGTGGGCTTGCGTTCCATGCGTTCGGTATGGCACGGTCCAACGTCCAAGGGAGACCCGATCCAAATGGTGTGCTAGATGACCTATCTGGTCGAGCCACGGCTAGCGCCTCTTTTTTATTCCTTGTTTTTTCGCTCATCAGTTGCCAAGATGGCAAGATGCATTGTGAGTCGGGTCGGGTCTGGGGACAACTGACTTGAGTGTCAGCTCGTGAGCTGCCAGTGGTCACTTCTTTTTTGGAAGCAAGCTCCCAACTGGCAACTGCTCAACAGTCACTTGCTTGTGTTAAAAATGGGGCAGCCGCCTCGGATCGAGCAATCCACCGCAGAAGAAAGAAGGTACTTCCACCGTCCACGCCGTTTGTTATACGCATCCAGCCCGTGATCCCATCACGAGAGGCATAAACCTCTGTTGCCGCACTAAACAATCCATGCCATCTCCCCCTTGCAGCGATGCACTGGCACTAATCTAGTCCCCGGCTGATCAACTACTCACGCTAATCAAAGAAACAGGCGAGCGATGCGCCCTTCACGTGAACCGTGAttggcacacacacacacccggTCAAGGGGCGCGCCCGCTGACAGCGCTCTGCTTGCACGCTGCACTCGCGTGGCTGCTCTGCTGTATGGCGCCGTTGGTTTGCATCAGAGATGAGATTAATCTACCGTTTGACTAGCTCCTCGTCTGCTGCTTCTATTCTTCTTTTTTTTTGGAACGAAGACGCACAAAGCTGCTTCTATTCTTTGACAAAAAAAGCTCGTCGCTTGCGTATTACTCAAACCATCTGCTCAGTTGTAACGATACTGTAAACATCGTTGTGGTAGAATGATTAGCCCGCAGAATGGAGCATTGtaccaaaaaaagaaaaaagaaaaacagaaaccATGAATGAAAGGAAAGTTCAAAATAGGAGACGAAACGAAAAATCAACcagcgcccaccgtggggctcgaacccacgaccacaaggttaagagccttgcGCTCTACCAACTGAGCTAGACGGGCTGAGTGTGCAAAACGAAATTTATGCGTTTCTAACATCATAAACGCCTTCACTATCTAGCGCAAGCCCACTACGGAGTAGAGTTCTTTAAATTGGACAATGAGTCCATACTTCATTTCGCCACAGACTATTTAGATTCGCACGAAAGTCATACTAGCTACAAGGGAGACCTTTCTTGTGGAAAAGAAACGTACAAAGAAATTTTTGTGTGCTTGAGCTGTTCCAATCAGAACGACTGCTGGGGTGTGAACTGTGAAGGCCGAAAAGACACGGCAACTGGATCAGCTCATAATCAAAACCTCTACCAAACTATTCTGTAATACTGCAATCATGTAAGTGCAGTCCAGGTTTTCATTTTCGAGCGAGAAAGTTTCAGTCGCCACCAAATCTTTTTTTCCCACAACTATCTTCTTCCATTTATGCACTCAAATCATCAGAGTGAACACACAATCCAATTCCACACAGATATGTACAACAAAGGTGTTACAAACTGCAACTCTAATCTGTGTATGTATACACGTGTATAGCAATAGCGGCGTAGTATAACACAAGGAATGGTGGGGAGGAACAAAATTCAATCTCAGCTCTTCTAAAACTCGAGCTGAGACTGAGATCGAGAGCAAAAATGGTCACGAATCCATCACGCTGTACGATGTACTGTGCTTACTTGGGACTAGCTAGCTAGGAGAAGGGGACGGCTCGTCGCGCGCGGCGCTATAGCACGAGCCGAACGAAACGGTCGCCGGCGTCCGGTGTAGGCACCGGCAGCGGCACCGGCGATGACGACGGCCTGGTCAGCTCGTAATGCCGGTGGATCATGCTGATCAGCGACCGCGCCTTCTTGCAGGTCGCCGGGCTGCCGTCGGCGACGAGCGAGTGCAGCGACCCCATCAGCCCCGGCATCCGGCCCAGCAGGGCGACCACCTTCTCGCCGCCGTGCCGGCACAGCATGACCAGCAACCCCACGCAGTGGTCCTTCCCGGAACGAGAGGCCGACGCGGCGAGGAACTCGACGAGGCGGGCGACTAGGCCCGCCCGCGCGAGCACggcctgtgcgcccgccggctgcTCGGCGATCCTCGCCAGCAGCGAGACGGTGTCGCAGGCGAGGTCGCCGTCGCGGTCGCTGGAAAGGAGGCCAGCAAGCACCACCACGGCGCCGGCGGCAACGGCTTTGGCGTGGTTGCTCGGGGATTGGAGCAGACCGTAGAGGCTGACCATGGCGTTCTTCCGGCCTCGGTGCGCGCCCTCCTTGATGAGCCGCACTAGCGTCGGTATGGCCTCCGGGAACCGGCCAATCTCCTCGGCGTACTCGGCGTTCGACGAGAGGTAGAAGAGAATGGCCACGGCGTTCTGCTGCGTCTCGGCCTTGGCGCCGACGTTGACGATGTCGACCACGAGGCCGATGCCTCCTGCCTCGACGAGCGCCGTCCGGCCACCGGGGTGCTTGGAGAGGTTGAGTAGGGACGCCACGGCATTGTCCTGCACGGACGCGTCCATGCAGGACAGGAGGCACAGCAACCACGGTACGGCATTGGCCTCCACGAAGAGCGCCCGGTAGAACACGCTGTGCTTGGAGAGCTTGCGGGCCTCGGACGTCGCCTTCCTACGCTCCTCCGTCGACCCCGTCGAGAACTGCGCCACGATGTAGCTAACGGCGAGCCGCGCGGCGCCGGTGGCCGACGGACTGAATGTAGCGGCTGAGCCGTCAGCGTCGCCGTGGTGGTGCCTGGAGCCCGTCTCGGGAAGCGAGACGCCGTTGCTGAGCAGCATCCGCTCGATGATCCCGCACAGCGCGGCGTTCGGCACGAGGTCGGCGGTGCGGAGCTTCTCGCCGGTGACTGGGCACGTGCGGCACCCGGCCTTCATCCACCGTGTGATGGACGCGCGGTCGTATGTCTGGCCGGTGGACACGGTCACCGGGTCGGTCATGAGTTCCAGTGTGATCGGGCACTGCAGCGCCTCCGGTCTGATCCACTCCGGGCACGTCGCCGGTCGCGCCGCCGTCGCATCCGACTGCTTCGAGTCAATGTGATCGAACAGCACCACGCGGCAGTACACCAGGAACGCCATCAGATTGTTGAGGAGGACCACCTCGCTGCTGTTCTCGTCGCCGGCGTCGAACCGCGCGGAGAGCTCGCCATCTAGGAAAGCGATCTCCTCGGCGACAAACCAGCTTTCGACCCTGATCCGGCGGAGCACCCGCATCACATCATCCGCCTCCGGCGCGACGCCCATCTTAAAGGTATCCATGATAGACCGTATGCTCCGCACTGCTAGTTTGTCGCCGGCGTCAGGCCGCACCACCGCGCGCCACGCCTGATCCGATACCAGCCGCCCGAGCTCCCCCGACTCAACGGATGCACCGACGATGCTCGTCGGCAGCACATCCATGGCCGCCGCGACGGATCCCAGACACAACCTGAGCTCAGACGCTATGAGCTCAGCGTTCACGAGCACCCACAGGCGGCCCCCTCGACGCGCGCAGTCCGTGAGCAGGAACCTCATCTTCTGCATGGCGACGTGCAGCTCCGTGAGACCGACCACGGCGGAGTGCGACAGCGTCGCCGCAGCATCCTGGATCTCCTCGAGGAaagcgaggaggaggccggcgaggcGCACTGCTTGGCGGGTGCCGCGGCGGAGCACGGGGAAGGCGCTGGCGTCGCCGGCCCTGCGGCTCGCCACGTCGGCAGTGAGCGAAACTAGGGAGGCGAGGAGCGGCTCCGGCGCGATGCCCTCGCACGGGCAGACCGCGGGGAGAGCAAGCGGCCGCCGGCGTTTCGGCTGGCTCCGTGGCGGCGTCGGGGCCGGCATCGCTGATGAACCGACCGGTGTAGTGGTGCGCTTGGATTAAGGGAAGCAGTGGGCGCACAAAATGGAGTAAGCCCAAGAGAGGTTGAGAGGTGGACGGTAAGTAATTCCTAGTGAGAGGATACCAAGAGGCGCGTACTTATAGAGGAGGCCGAACACGTGTTACCAGACAGGGAGCACTCGCCTGAGATGCGGACGCGTGGCAGGATCGACACGTGGAGCCCGATTTCACCAGTGGATAGGAACGCGAGAAAGCGAGATGAGAAGCGGCATGGCAGCTTCTTCGTCCGTAGCtccatgatgatgatgatgcaccTATATCACTATTATATTGGACTTTCTTATTACGGATTTGTGCTATGGCTTTGAGCCTCTGATGCATGCATGTCCGGATTGATAGACTGCCGACGGGGCTGGCGAGTGAGACGAGGGCATGTGTGGTGCGGTACGTGAGCACGTACATGGGATGGGATGCAATCTTTATGTTCAGACGAACAAAAGTTTTTGAGGGACAAACGAGCAAAAGTAAGATGGATTCCTTGAACTTGGTTACAAGTAACCTGGCTTTGTGAACGAGGAAGAGTTGAAACTTAGAAGCAAACCCTCTTCATCGGGGCGGGCGGCCTTGGTCGGCCGGGCAACCTCGTTTGGTCTACGCAACCGACGCATGCAGCAGAAGGAGGAAGATGGTACAGTCGTGCTCGTTTCGCCATGGTCATGGTCCATTTGGTCATGGAGATCGTAAGCTGCTCTCGGGTAGACGTACGTGCGGCCTGGCCCCACCAGGCCGCTCCGTGCACACCTGGCATAGAGTATGTCGCGTGCGACGCATTGCAGCCTTCGACCCGCCAGCCGCCAAGCGGATATACATATGACTTTGGGCGACGGCTGGGCCCACCTGGCCGACATAGAAGCCGCGAGGCAGCTCGCCGGCGAGCACCGAGCAGCGATCGACCACACGGTCATCCCATGGCCTCCACCAAAGCCTGGAGATTCGCGCGTGCGCTCTACTCCGTCGCCTACTGGACGGGAAGGACGCGCGATTAGCAGGCTACACTAAGTAAGTTGTTAATCGGTAGTAATCCGCTATTAGGCGACGTGGACACGAGTTGATTAGTTTATTTGGAAACCTGGCGTGGAAGATCCGCCTACGTGTCGGGCGTGGGGACACGCGTTGAGTCTTGATTGTGCCAAACTTTGTGCCGCAACTGGATACGTACGTCCAGGAGGCTGCGGGCGGACTTGCAGTGCAGCAGCCATTAACGGCGGTCCCACACGGCAGCATGATTGATTTTGTCAAGATCCTTGGGGTCGGTCCCGTGGAAGCGGTCAAGCGCAGAGGACGGAGTGCGTCCCTGTCAGACGTGGCCAAGGGGACAGGATACGGTTTGGCGCCTCACTGATCCGCAACTGCGTATACTATCTGACCAACAAACTCCTCGTCGATATTTTTCATTTGGTTTGTGGAATAGCTTATCAATGCCGCATAATTAGGTCTTGTTATTGCAAACCAATATGTGTTTGGATGGTTACGAGGGCGGTGGAATTTCCAGCCCATCAGACTTTAAATCTTATATTTGACATTGGTGCTCATATTATTTGTGACAACTTTGTTAATCTGAGAATGATATGTCGGCCCATTCTGAAGCAGCACAAAGGTTGTGGAGGAGCAACTCCACCTTGCTGCTACAATGCGTACAACACGAGTGTTGAAGGAACAGTTTCAATGTGCTGCGCTGGATATCGCTCTAGAGGAGAATGTAAGCGGATAGGGCAGCAAGAGTTCAATCCAGAACTCCTAGGGCACAAGATCTACTCGAAGATCATAGATAGGAACAACAAGTTCTATTATAGGTAGGGGTACATAGTCTGGGTACAAGTAGAGGTGAGGACCTCTATTTATAGGGCTTTGGGAAGCCTTCGCATACTTCTACTTATAGCTGAAATACTATAGAAAACATTATGTAAGTTTCACCATTCTACTCATAGCTACTCACAACTAAAAGATTTTAGAAAACAGTAGGTAGGatagaaaagaaaaggaaagaaatacTACACTAGAGTGGAAGCATCTAGAAGTAGCCAAACAGATCTGGCATGTGTTTTCTTTCTTCTCATCTAGTGTTTCTCGTCATTCTCCCCTGGTTGTTTGGAACTCGCCCTCGAGTTATCTTCATAGAGCGCTTCTTCTGGATGGTAGAGAGTCAAGTCCGCAACATTGAAAGTGTTGGAGATACCCATATCGCTCGGAAGATCTATCACATAAGCATTATTATTTATCTTCCACACGATAGAGAAGGGTCCATAACTTCGCTGCCTAAGTTTCTCTTTAACACCTAAAGGAAGCCTCTCTTTTCGGAGGTAGACCATCACCTTATCACCGGCTTGGAATGATTTTGGCCTCCTTTTGCAATCGGCAAGTCGTTTATATTTCTGATTTTGTGCTTTCAAAGAACCGTGAATCTCTTCAAATAACTCGGTGTAATTATCAGCAAAGGACAATGCTGAttttgagttttcttttgatggTAGCTTCACCAGGTCCACCACATGTGATGGAAATTTAGTGTAGACAATGGAAAAAGGGCTCCTTCCTGTGGATCTATGCTTGGAGTTATTGTAGAAGAATTCTGCAAGAGATAAAGACAAATCCCATTGTCCCTTTCTTTCTCCACAAATGCAATGGATCAGATTACCCAAAAACTTGTTCGCCACTTCCATTTGTCCATATGTTTGTGGATGAGCAGTGCTAGAAAATTTCAATTCAGTGTTGAATTGCTTCCACAAAGTGAGCCAAAATGCAGCAAGAAACTTGCTATCACGGTCTGAGACAATGGACCTTGGAACTCCATGAAATCTAACCAGTTCTCGAAAGAATAGGTTTGCCACATGATGAGCATCCGTTGTCTTGCGGCATGGGATGAAATGAGCCATCTTAGAGAATCTATCCACGACCACAAATACAGCATCACTTCCTCGTCTTGTTCTTGGCAAGCCCAAGACGAAGTCCATAGAAATGTTCTCCCATGGAGCAACAGGAAAAGGCAAAGGCATGTATAACCCTGTGTTCTGTACTTTGCCTTTGCAGGTCCAACATACGGGGCACCGTTGAACGAACTTTCCAGCATCTCTCTTTAGTTGTGGCCAAAAGTAGCGAGCTTCCAGGTTAGCGATAGTCTTGTTCCGTCCAACATGGCCTCTAAGATCACTTGAATGAAGGTCTCTTACCAGCTTGTCACGTAGAGAACTTCTTGGAATGCACAAATGATCATTTTTAAAGAGATATCCATCTTGCATCAAATAGTCA
Protein-coding sequences here:
- the LOC125509226 gene encoding U-box domain-containing protein 19-like, yielding MPAPTPPRSQPKRRRPLALPAVCPCEGIAPEPLLASLVSLTADVASRRAGDASAFPVLRRGTRQAVRLAGLLLAFLEEIQDAAATLSHSAVVGLTELHVAMQKMRFLLTDCARRGGRLWVLVNAELIASELRLCLGSVAAAMDVLPTSIVGASVESGELGRLVSDQAWRAVVRPDAGDKLAVRSIRSIMDTFKMGVAPEADDVMRVLRRIRVESWFVAEEIAFLDGELSARFDAGDENSSEVVLLNNLMAFLVYCRVVLFDHIDSKQSDATAARPATCPEWIRPEALQCPITLELMTDPVTVSTGQTYDRASITRWMKAGCRTCPVTGEKLRTADLVPNAALCGIIERMLLSNGVSLPETGSRHHHGDADGSAATFSPSATGAARLAVSYIVAQFSTGSTEERRKATSEARKLSKHSVFYRALFVEANAVPWLLCLLSCMDASVQDNAVASLLNLSKHPGGRTALVEAGGIGLVVDIVNVGAKAETQQNAVAILFYLSSNAEYAEEIGRFPEAIPTLVRLIKEGAHRGRKNAMVSLYGLLQSPSNHAKAVAAGAVVVLAGLLSSDRDGDLACDTVSLLARIAEQPAGAQAVLARAGLVARLVEFLAASASRSGKDHCVGLLVMLCRHGGEKVVALLGRMPGLMGSLHSLVADGSPATCKKARSLISMIHRHYELTRPSSSPVPLPVPTPDAGDRFVRLVL